One window of Dehalobacterium formicoaceticum genomic DNA carries:
- a CDS encoding JAB domain-containing protein, which translates to MRPDTRHTEKFLKGLTTLTGLPYKKLQRYVKQNNPFNILEHPRIMEPNEKQLEKIGLLNEFIASYNLLKIYESNEKITFNSSTAAGQYFYALLSGMKDKERFMVAFLDRSNNAIEIKTMSEGSIGQTAVYPREILKYALACDCNAVILAHNHPGGSRNFSPEDKALTQRIVDIFHPLEIKVLDHIIVGAGNYSSMAEKESIPDFCKDKANYDAIALGAIPIAEKRNRFQNTR; encoded by the coding sequence ATGAGGCCAGACACACGGCATACCGAGAAATTTCTAAAAGGGCTGACAACCTTAACGGGTCTGCCCTACAAAAAGCTTCAGCGGTATGTAAAACAAAACAACCCCTTTAACATCTTGGAGCATCCCCGCATTATGGAACCAAATGAAAAGCAGCTCGAAAAGATCGGACTGCTCAACGAGTTCATTGCCTCCTACAACCTTTTGAAAATCTATGAGAGCAATGAAAAAATTACCTTCAATTCCTCAACCGCGGCAGGCCAGTATTTTTACGCCCTCTTAAGCGGGATGAAGGATAAAGAACGATTTATGGTCGCTTTTTTAGACAGGAGCAATAACGCAATCGAAATAAAAACCATGTCGGAAGGGAGTATTGGCCAGACAGCCGTGTATCCGAGGGAAATCTTAAAATACGCCTTGGCCTGTGATTGCAATGCGGTCATTCTGGCCCATAACCATCCCGGAGGCTCCCGGAACTTTTCCCCGGAAGATAAAGCGTTGACCCAAAGAATTGTAGATATTTTCCATCCTTTGGAGATCAAAGTCTTAGATCACATTATTGTGGGTGCCGGAAACTATTCTTCTATGGCGGAAAAAGAAAGTATACCTGACTTCTGTAAAGATAAAGCAAATTATGATGCGATTGCATTAGGCGCAATACCCATAGCAGAAAAGCGAAATAGATTTCAAAATACCCGCTAA
- a CDS encoding ABC1 kinase family protein: MMNYRRVRARRYKEIIAVFTKHGFGLLVKRLRLPYSLRSKNRILDVGTAPDTAGASAGKRLKMALEELGPTFVKLGQILSIRRDILPADIIEELKRLQDSVQPFPFSEVKTLIETEFNDTLGNLFKEFDEEPVAAASISQVHRARLISGKQVAVKVQRPEIEKLIDLDLNILKDMAHFLDHHTKYGEIYDFSGMVADFENTLKNELDFTKEGENADTFRLNLSRDEGVTVPKVKWIYTTKRVLTMEYFEGIKISDTAALDLAGINRRKIAERLAASICNQILRDGFFHADPHPGNIQVMPDGTIIFLDLGMVGCFNESRKRAISNFFIGVAFKDSRMVVNSIFAMEAATARSNVKSFEKGVDALIEKYLTMPMNEMKIDKLIQEIFHIAFLNHVKTPREFALLSKTLTTLQGLLEKLAPDINSLVIAEPIAKKLRYQSLSIERMGSGIKKNLLDYWNLLSEFPAAMQNLLHKAADTDFAVQFEMKEMDKLQRRLERIFNRISFSLILLAVSIIIAGVLISSGLSADRSSEMYFFNITVLKVGLASAAIIVLVLVISMIRSRS, from the coding sequence ATGATGAATTACAGGCGCGTTCGTGCCAGAAGATATAAAGAAATTATTGCTGTTTTTACAAAACATGGTTTTGGATTGCTTGTAAAGCGACTTAGGCTCCCTTATTCTTTAAGGTCCAAAAATAGAATTTTAGACGTCGGAACTGCACCTGACACGGCCGGAGCTTCAGCAGGAAAAAGGCTGAAGATGGCCTTGGAAGAATTGGGTCCGACGTTTGTTAAACTGGGACAAATTTTAAGCATACGACGGGATATTTTACCGGCTGATATTATTGAAGAGCTTAAAAGGCTGCAAGACTCGGTGCAACCGTTTCCTTTTTCTGAGGTCAAGACGCTCATTGAAACGGAATTTAATGACACGCTGGGAAATCTCTTTAAAGAATTTGACGAGGAGCCTGTGGCCGCGGCATCCATATCCCAAGTCCATCGCGCCAGACTGATTTCGGGAAAGCAGGTGGCCGTAAAGGTTCAGAGGCCGGAGATAGAAAAACTCATAGATCTGGACTTAAACATTTTAAAAGATATGGCGCATTTTCTCGACCATCACACAAAATACGGGGAGATTTATGATTTTAGCGGTATGGTGGCGGATTTTGAAAACACGCTTAAAAATGAACTGGATTTTACCAAAGAAGGTGAAAACGCGGATACCTTCAGGCTTAATCTCAGCCGGGACGAAGGCGTAACAGTCCCAAAAGTGAAGTGGATATATACAACAAAGCGGGTTCTCACCATGGAGTATTTTGAAGGTATCAAGATCAGCGATACTGCCGCCTTGGATCTGGCGGGCATTAATCGAAGAAAGATCGCCGAGAGGCTTGCCGCCTCCATATGTAATCAAATACTCAGAGACGGTTTTTTTCATGCGGACCCGCATCCGGGTAATATTCAGGTCATGCCGGACGGCACCATCATATTTCTTGATTTGGGGATGGTAGGTTGCTTCAACGAATCCCGGAAAAGAGCGATTTCAAATTTTTTTATCGGGGTTGCCTTCAAAGACAGTCGAATGGTGGTCAACTCCATTTTTGCTATGGAGGCCGCAACTGCTCGAAGCAATGTCAAAAGCTTTGAAAAAGGCGTTGATGCGCTGATCGAAAAGTACCTTACGATGCCTATGAACGAGATGAAAATTGATAAGCTGATCCAGGAAATCTTCCATATTGCGTTTTTGAACCATGTAAAAACACCCCGTGAATTTGCTTTGCTTTCCAAAACATTGACAACTCTTCAAGGACTGTTGGAAAAATTAGCCCCGGATATTAACTCCCTTGTTATTGCGGAACCTATCGCTAAAAAGCTGCGTTATCAGTCGCTTTCAATCGAGAGAATGGGAAGCGGAATAAAAAAGAACTTATTAGATTATTGGAATCTGTTGAGCGAATTCCCGGCCGCGATGCAAAACCTTCTGCATAAAGCGGCAGATACAGACTTTGCCGTTCAGTTTGAGATGAAAGAGATGGATAAGCTTCAAAGGCGGCTGGAACGAATCTTCAATAGGATATCCTTCAGCCTGATTTTGCTTGCCGTAAGCATTATCATCGCCGGAGTCCTGATAAGCTCCGGCCTTAGTGCGGATAGAAGCAGCGAAATGTATTTTTTCAATATTACCGTCTTAAAAGTAGGTTTGGCATCGGCGGCTATTATTGTTTTGGTACTGGTGATTTCCATGATCAGGTCAAGAAGCTGA
- a CDS encoding HD domain-containing protein produces the protein MNGWIISKLRLEPDSFADAEYLDCVSGLINHEMVRSMGNYIQHSDINCLKHSLYVSYSSYLVCRRMGLDYRSAARGGLLHDFFLYDWHLEKPYNGLHGLTHPQVALQNANKYFHLNKAEQDIIRKHMWPLTVTPPKYKEAYIVAAIDKYCAFMETFNFGERKNVRRLQSLLCR, from the coding sequence ATGAACGGCTGGATCATTTCAAAATTAAGACTGGAACCGGATTCCTTCGCTGATGCGGAATACCTGGACTGTGTAAGCGGGCTGATCAACCATGAAATGGTCCGGTCGATGGGAAATTATATCCAACACAGCGACATCAATTGTTTAAAGCATAGCCTTTATGTGTCGTACAGCAGCTATCTTGTTTGCAGGCGGATGGGGCTTGATTATCGTTCGGCGGCCAGAGGAGGATTGCTTCACGATTTTTTTCTGTACGACTGGCATCTTGAAAAACCGTACAATGGGCTACATGGCCTTACGCATCCTCAAGTCGCTTTGCAGAATGCGAATAAATATTTCCATTTAAACAAAGCGGAACAGGATATCATCCGAAAACACATGTGGCCTTTGACAGTAACACCGCCCAAATATAAGGAAGCATACATTGTGGCCGCGATAGATAAATATTGTGCATTTATGGAAACTTTCAATTTTGGAGAAAGAAAAAATGTGCGTAGGTTGCAAAGCCTATTGTGCCGTTAA
- a CDS encoding phasin-related domain-containing protein — protein MSNAFEKTINLGLGLFLYSQEKVEEVVEELVGRGEVAKKDARQFASELMQRSEEQREELKKLIQGEVTKALDHVNVARKEDLVTKDEIREIVREQMQQVLREQGFFKSEGTK, from the coding sequence ATGTCAAACGCATTTGAAAAGACAATCAACTTAGGATTAGGGCTTTTCTTGTATTCACAGGAAAAGGTGGAAGAAGTGGTTGAGGAACTGGTCGGCAGAGGCGAGGTGGCCAAAAAAGACGCCCGGCAGTTTGCGAGCGAGCTTATGCAAAGAAGCGAAGAACAGAGAGAAGAACTGAAAAAGCTGATTCAGGGTGAGGTCACCAAGGCTCTGGATCATGTAAATGTGGCGAGAAAAGAAGACCTTGTTACAAAAGATGAAATCAGAGAAATTGTCAGAGAACAAATGCAGCAAGTACTCCGGGAACAAGGATTTTTCAAAAGCGAGGGCACCAAGTAA
- a CDS encoding TetR/AcrR family transcriptional regulator has protein sequence MQQKTDKTNPSEKILITAFECLSTRGYANVSMRNIAEEAGVALSQLTYYYKNKEKLFIEVINMMTLQYLHEIEGNLESVTGEKEKLASLVRFFKELIRDKPKLLKLFIDFIAQALWIPSFREQLDSLFTELTEVIERNLLTHTKINKKYLGYSPQTVAKLVLGALLGTSIQIILGSDRDSAFESLNLAESLLN, from the coding sequence ATGCAACAAAAGACTGATAAAACAAATCCCTCTGAGAAAATCCTTATAACGGCCTTTGAATGTCTTTCTACAAGAGGCTATGCCAATGTATCCATGCGTAATATTGCCGAGGAAGCCGGAGTCGCGTTAAGCCAACTGACATACTACTATAAGAATAAAGAAAAATTATTCATTGAAGTTATCAATATGATGACACTCCAATATTTACATGAAATAGAAGGAAATTTAGAATCTGTCACGGGTGAGAAAGAAAAGCTCGCGTCCCTCGTGAGGTTCTTTAAGGAACTGATCAGGGATAAACCAAAACTTTTGAAACTTTTTATTGATTTTATAGCACAGGCTTTATGGATTCCATCTTTTAGAGAACAACTGGACAGCTTATTTACTGAGCTGACGGAGGTTATTGAAAGAAACCTATTGACCCACACGAAAATCAATAAAAAATATCTTGGATATTCTCCCCAAACGGTAGCTAAATTAGTTCTTGGAGCTTTACTCGGAACATCTATTCAAATAATACTCGGTTCCGACCGGGACAGCGCCTTTGAATCCTTAAATTTGGCAGAGAGCCTATTAAATTAA
- a CDS encoding YidC/Oxa1 family membrane protein insertase translates to MLDFIAIPMGAILKYIYDNIAFQNYGIAVIFLTVGIKSLMLPLTIKQVQSTSKIGQLQPQMQEIQKKYKDDKEKQSTELMKLYQENKVNPTGGCLPLLIQIPILFSLYYVISQPLKYMTGKSPEIIARLYELIPQGAEKIANMKDLSIIAYFSDHSEKLQAVSHLLQPEDLLNMNFLGINLGAVPAWNPSNYINSGTSIHSYLLLLIPLLSALTSYISVKYSMKDTPKTNADRMQASIQNNLALISPIMSGVITFTVPAGLGLYWIIGNIYQIVQQMFINIVVLKKRSDRKKQTENSNSELRQTDTA, encoded by the coding sequence ATGTTAGATTTTATAGCAATCCCGATGGGAGCCATCTTGAAATATATATATGATAACATTGCGTTTCAGAATTATGGGATCGCAGTCATATTTTTAACGGTAGGAATAAAATCACTTATGCTTCCCCTGACCATAAAGCAGGTGCAATCGACCTCAAAAATTGGTCAGCTTCAGCCACAGATGCAGGAAATTCAAAAGAAATATAAAGACGACAAGGAAAAGCAGAGTACGGAGCTGATGAAACTCTATCAGGAAAATAAGGTGAATCCGACCGGCGGCTGCCTTCCCCTGCTGATCCAGATACCAATTTTGTTTTCTTTATATTACGTTATTTCCCAGCCTTTGAAATACATGACTGGGAAATCTCCTGAAATCATAGCGCGGCTCTATGAACTGATACCGCAGGGTGCCGAAAAGATTGCGAACATGAAAGACCTGAGTATTATTGCTTATTTTAGTGACCACTCAGAAAAGCTTCAGGCGGTATCTCATTTGCTGCAACCGGAAGATTTACTCAATATGAATTTTTTAGGGATCAATCTTGGAGCAGTGCCCGCCTGGAATCCCAGCAATTATATCAACAGCGGTACAAGCATACATAGCTACCTTCTGCTGTTAATTCCGTTGCTGTCGGCCCTCACATCCTATATTTCAGTAAAATATTCCATGAAGGATACGCCGAAAACAAACGCAGATCGGATGCAGGCGTCCATACAAAATAACTTAGCCTTAATTTCACCCATCATGAGTGGCGTAATTACTTTTACAGTTCCTGCCGGGCTGGGCCTGTATTGGATCATTGGGAATATTTATCAAATCGTGCAACAGATGTTTATAAACATCGTTGTTTTAAAAAAGCGTAGTGACAGGAAAAAGCAAACCGAAAACAGCAATAGTGAATTACGTCAGACGGATACAGCATAA
- a CDS encoding prolipoprotein diacylglyceryl transferase: MYNEIFDIGFISIHGYGLMIGIGILCALITAGKRAKKRGLDADFVYSLGVVTLIFGFIGAKLLYCLVEINAFFNEPMRIVSGSGFVVYGGIIGGILAAMMYCRSKRVNFFQYFDLTVPSVVLAQGFGRIGCFLAGCCYGRETDSVIGIVFHNSSFAPNGVKLIPTQLFSSAGDFLIAIVLLFYAQKDRRTGKVGSLYLILYSVGRFIIEFFRNDYRGSVGILSTSQLISVIILAIGIVMFSRKELPWANKE, from the coding sequence ATGTATAACGAAATATTTGATATTGGTTTCATATCAATACACGGCTACGGGCTAATGATAGGGATCGGCATCTTATGCGCTTTGATAACAGCGGGTAAACGGGCAAAAAAAAGAGGGCTTGATGCAGATTTTGTGTATAGTTTAGGAGTTGTAACCCTTATATTCGGATTTATTGGAGCAAAACTGCTTTATTGTTTAGTAGAAATAAATGCCTTTTTCAATGAACCTATGCGGATTGTATCCGGGAGCGGTTTCGTAGTATATGGAGGCATAATTGGCGGCATATTAGCAGCAATGATGTATTGTAGATCAAAAAGAGTTAATTTCTTTCAATACTTTGATTTAACAGTGCCATCCGTAGTACTGGCACAAGGATTTGGTCGAATTGGTTGTTTTCTTGCCGGATGCTGCTATGGACGTGAAACAGATTCGGTCATTGGTATAGTTTTTCACAATTCATCTTTTGCACCTAATGGAGTTAAACTTATACCAACCCAGTTGTTTTCAAGTGCAGGAGACTTCTTGATCGCGATAGTATTGTTATTTTATGCTCAAAAAGACCGGAGAACGGGGAAGGTAGGGTCTTTATACCTCATTCTTTATAGTGTGGGAAGATTCATAATAGAATTCTTTAGAAACGATTACAGGGGTAGCGTCGGAATTCTGTCAACATCTCAGTTGATATCTGTAATAATTTTGGCAATTGGCATAGTGATGTTTTCTAGGAAAGAATTGCCTTGGGCTAACAAAGAGTGA
- a CDS encoding Mbeg1-like protein has translation MKNIIDYAIEESDTFKNRKFNAADSLVLSQLAYLRFDKFVPGLFDTATPVSIKEIASKENLDMLFRDTWNSKNNRHLFFALANSSRFRDLKMAFYVNKIDNKTEKQFSAITFLLDDCSAYIAYRGTDSTFIGWKEDFNMAFISPIPSQEEGVAYLNAVADRISCQLKIGGHSKGGNIAVYSSIKCYQPIQNRITHVFSHDGPGFRDEVFQCHEYLTIKDRINKTLPQSSIIGMLLQNQEHYSVVKSNRIWFMQHDSFSWLIDGSDFQYVQSVKKSALFMNGTLNQWINSFDDQKRELFVNTLFQIIQATNAKTFYDLTGDWPQKAVAVLGAIRGIDDETRKFVFQTIRALFALAVKNIREMGSENS, from the coding sequence ATGAAAAACATTATTGATTACGCAATAGAAGAAAGTGATACTTTTAAAAATAGAAAATTCAACGCGGCTGACAGCCTGGTTTTATCCCAATTGGCGTATCTGCGTTTTGATAAGTTCGTACCCGGTTTATTTGATACCGCGACGCCGGTAAGCATAAAAGAAATAGCAAGCAAGGAAAACCTGGATATGCTGTTTCGTGATACATGGAACAGTAAAAACAACCGGCATCTATTCTTTGCGCTGGCGAACAGTTCAAGGTTTCGTGACTTGAAAATGGCTTTTTATGTCAATAAAATAGACAACAAGACTGAGAAGCAGTTCTCAGCCATTACGTTTTTGCTGGACGACTGTTCAGCCTATATCGCTTATCGCGGAACCGATTCAACCTTTATTGGATGGAAAGAGGATTTTAACATGGCATTCATCAGCCCTATTCCCTCGCAGGAAGAAGGCGTCGCCTACCTGAATGCCGTTGCCGATAGAATTTCATGCCAATTAAAAATTGGCGGACACTCGAAAGGAGGAAATATTGCGGTCTATTCCTCCATAAAATGCTACCAGCCCATTCAAAATAGGATCACGCATGTCTTTAGCCATGATGGACCCGGATTCAGGGATGAAGTTTTTCAATGCCACGAGTATTTAACTATAAAAGACCGAATCAATAAAACCTTGCCTCAGTCATCCATAATCGGAATGCTATTGCAGAATCAGGAACATTATTCCGTGGTGAAAAGCAATCGCATCTGGTTTATGCAGCATGATTCTTTTTCGTGGCTAATTGACGGCAGTGATTTTCAATATGTTCAATCGGTTAAAAAAAGCGCGCTTTTTATGAACGGGACGCTAAACCAATGGATTAACTCCTTTGACGACCAAAAACGGGAGTTGTTTGTCAATACTCTTTTTCAGATTATCCAAGCAACAAATGCCAAAACATTTTATGATCTGACCGGAGATTGGCCCCAAAAGGCTGTTGCCGTACTTGGCGCAATCAGAGGTATTGACGATGAGACAAGGAAGTTTGTTTTTCAAACCATAAGGGCGCTGTTTGCTTTGGCTGTTAAAAATATACGAGAAATGGGCTCGGAGAATAGTTAA
- the dhaS gene encoding dihydroxyacetone kinase transcriptional activator DhaS — protein MSDSNITKLALANSLKGLMAKTAFNKICVSDIVDNCGLTRQAFYYHFKDKYDLMNWIYYTETACFMNSYNKVEHWMDGLTDLCNYMRQNKTFYINALNTTGQNSFQEYLHDYIRDISISVIESIKNTEFEEEKWGFIVEFISTAFVGLIVRWADNGMKDDPAEYVMKMRSLFDGSILCELESQSEGIATENPTKPE, from the coding sequence ATGTCTGATTCGAATATAACGAAACTAGCCCTTGCCAATTCATTGAAAGGGCTAATGGCAAAGACCGCTTTTAATAAGATTTGCGTCAGCGATATTGTGGATAACTGCGGACTAACAAGGCAAGCATTTTATTATCATTTCAAAGATAAGTATGATCTTATGAATTGGATTTATTATACGGAGACCGCCTGTTTTATGAATTCCTATAACAAAGTGGAGCATTGGATGGATGGCCTGACAGATTTGTGCAATTATATGCGGCAAAATAAGACGTTTTATATCAACGCTCTTAACACAACCGGGCAAAATTCTTTTCAGGAATATCTGCATGATTACATCCGCGATATTTCGATATCTGTAATAGAGAGCATCAAAAACACAGAATTTGAAGAAGAAAAATGGGGATTTATTGTCGAATTTATTTCCACTGCTTTTGTCGGTCTGATTGTGCGGTGGGCCGACAATGGCATGAAAGATGATCCGGCAGAGTATGTAATGAAAATGCGCAGCTTATTTGACGGAAGCATTCTTTGTGAACTGGAAAGCCAAAGCGAAGGGATCGCCACGGAAAATCCGACCAAACCGGAATGA